Proteins found in one Amycolatopsis umgeniensis genomic segment:
- a CDS encoding ubiquinol-cytochrome c reductase iron-sulfur subunit yields MTAELHSRRTVLTTGAAVAGAAVGAVALTACGSDTPSSGSAAAPPAAAPGEALAALSDIEVGQAKAAKTADGKDVIVTRTAEGTAAAFSAICTHQGCAVVPEGAELKCPCHNSIFDAATGAVKKGPANQPLPSIAVKVANGQVVTA; encoded by the coding sequence ATGACTGCCGAACTCCACTCCCGCCGCACCGTCCTGACCACCGGGGCCGCCGTCGCCGGCGCGGCCGTCGGCGCCGTGGCCCTCACGGCCTGCGGAAGCGACACCCCGTCGTCCGGCTCGGCCGCCGCGCCGCCAGCCGCGGCACCGGGCGAGGCACTGGCCGCGCTCTCCGACATCGAGGTCGGCCAGGCGAAGGCCGCCAAGACCGCCGACGGCAAGGACGTGATCGTCACCAGGACCGCGGAAGGCACCGCGGCCGCGTTCAGCGCGATCTGCACGCACCAGGGCTGCGCGGTCGTCCCCGAGGGCGCCGAGCTCAAATGTCCTTGCCACAACTCGATCTTCGACGCGGCGACCGGCGCGGTCAAAAAGGGGCCCGCAAACCAGCCGCTGCCCTCGATCGCGGTCAAGGTCGCCAACGGCCAGGTCGTCACGGCCTGA
- a CDS encoding anti-sigma factor family protein encodes MTDPFATYDAAYVLGALSPEDRFAYEKHLRVCDQCAASVRDLAGIPGLLAQAGAPALLEEEPVPSPELLPTVLKRVRRGRRIQRAITATAAGVAVAAGVTLAVVLTGPIAAAGNPMTLLGDYPVTAEVAMSATDTGTKVDMTCSYGGNRTGDYILVAVDADGGTSELASWRAMPKDTAHIVVGTAMRTGDIKALEIRTPSGLPLLRMNP; translated from the coding sequence ATGACCGACCCCTTCGCCACCTACGACGCGGCCTACGTGCTCGGTGCGTTGTCCCCGGAAGACCGGTTCGCCTACGAGAAACACCTTCGCGTGTGCGACCAGTGCGCCGCTTCGGTCCGCGATCTGGCCGGGATCCCCGGTCTCCTCGCGCAGGCCGGTGCCCCGGCGCTGCTGGAGGAGGAACCGGTGCCCTCGCCGGAACTCCTGCCGACCGTGCTCAAACGGGTCCGCCGGGGAAGGCGGATCCAACGGGCGATCACCGCCACCGCGGCCGGGGTGGCCGTCGCGGCGGGCGTCACGCTCGCGGTCGTCCTGACCGGGCCGATCGCGGCGGCGGGGAACCCGATGACCCTGCTCGGCGACTACCCGGTGACCGCCGAGGTCGCGATGTCCGCCACGGACACCGGCACGAAGGTGGACATGACCTGCAGCTACGGCGGCAACCGCACCGGGGACTACATCCTGGTCGCCGTCGATGCCGACGGCGGCACCAGCGAACTGGCGTCCTGGCGCGCGATGCCCAAGGACACCGCGCACATCGTGGTCGGCACCGCGATGCGCACCGGCGACATCAAGGCGCTGGAGATCCGCACGCCCTCGGGTCTCCCGCTGCTGCGGATGAACCCCTGA
- the aroC gene encoding chorismate synthase, whose product MLRWITAGESHGPALAAILEGMPAGVEVTTAEVGEQLARRRLGFGRSPRMGFETDHIEFTGGVRHGLTQGGPVAVQIENAEWPKWEKVMSADPVPAEELDGLARNEPLTRPRPGHADLPGMQKYGFPEARPVLERASARETASRTALGTVARAYLKQLLGVEILSHVVSIGGASAPEGPLPVASDLPAIDESPVRAFGQEGTDAMVAEVDAVRKAGDTVGGVIEVIAYGLPPGLGSHVHWDRRLDARLAGALMGVQAMKGVEVGDGFTTAKRWGSQAHDEIDRGTGPVGVTRRSNRAGGLEGGITNGEPLRVRVAMKPISTVPKALSTVDVTTGEPAVAIHQRSDVCAVPRAGVVLESVVALVLADAALEKFGGDSLAEGKRNVEGYLKALEERW is encoded by the coding sequence GTGTTGCGCTGGATAACCGCAGGGGAATCGCACGGACCCGCCCTCGCCGCCATCCTGGAAGGGATGCCCGCCGGGGTCGAGGTCACCACCGCCGAAGTGGGCGAGCAGCTCGCGCGACGGAGGCTCGGCTTCGGCCGCAGCCCCCGGATGGGCTTCGAGACCGACCACATCGAGTTCACCGGCGGCGTCCGGCACGGGCTCACCCAGGGTGGCCCCGTCGCGGTCCAGATCGAGAACGCCGAGTGGCCCAAATGGGAGAAGGTCATGTCGGCCGATCCCGTACCGGCCGAGGAGCTGGACGGTCTGGCGCGCAACGAGCCGCTGACCCGTCCCCGCCCCGGCCACGCGGATCTGCCCGGCATGCAGAAGTACGGCTTCCCCGAGGCCCGTCCGGTGCTGGAGCGCGCGAGCGCCCGCGAGACCGCGTCCCGGACGGCGCTCGGCACGGTGGCCCGCGCGTACCTCAAGCAGCTGCTCGGGGTCGAGATCCTGAGCCACGTCGTGTCCATCGGCGGAGCTTCGGCGCCGGAGGGCCCGCTGCCCGTGGCGTCGGATCTGCCCGCCATCGACGAGAGCCCGGTCCGCGCCTTCGGCCAGGAGGGGACCGACGCGATGGTCGCCGAGGTCGACGCCGTGCGGAAGGCGGGTGACACCGTCGGCGGCGTGATCGAGGTGATCGCCTACGGCCTGCCGCCGGGCCTCGGTTCGCACGTCCACTGGGACCGCAGGCTCGACGCCCGCCTCGCCGGCGCGCTCATGGGCGTCCAGGCGATGAAGGGCGTGGAGGTCGGCGACGGCTTCACCACGGCCAAGCGCTGGGGCAGCCAGGCCCACGATGAGATCGATCGCGGCACCGGGCCGGTCGGCGTGACCCGCCGGTCCAACCGCGCGGGCGGTCTCGAAGGCGGCATCACCAACGGCGAGCCACTGCGCGTGCGCGTCGCGATGAAGCCGATCTCGACCGTCCCCAAAGCACTGTCCACTGTGGATGTCACCACCGGCGAACCCGCGGTGGCCATCCACCAGCGTTCCGACGTCTGCGCGGTTCCCCGCGCCGGTGTCGTGCTGGAGTCGGTGGTCGCGCTGGTCCTCGCGGACGCCGCGCTGGAGAAGTTCGGCGGGGACTCGCTGGCCGAGGGCAAGCGCAACGTCGAGGGCTACCTGAAGGCGCTCGAGGAGCGCTGGTGA
- the aroB gene encoding 3-dehydroquinate synthase has product MTEPVRITVNTAKPYDVVIGRGLLGELTEQLADASKVALIHPPTLTTTAEAIRDELAEAGIDAHRVEIPDAEDGKALSVASFCWEVLGRIGLDRQGVVVGLGGGAVTDLAGFVAATWMRGVRLVNVPTTLLGMVDASVGGKTGINTEAGKNLVGVFHEPSAVLVDLATLETLPPNELVAGMAEVVKTGFIADPRILELVEQDSAAALDSTGEVLGELVRRSIQVKADVVAADLRESNLREILNYGHTLGHAIERREKYRWRHGAAVSVGLVFAAELARLAGRLDDATAERHTSVLKLLGLPTTYDPDALPHLLETMKGDKKTRSGVLRFVVLDGLAKPGRLEGPDPSLLAAAYSVVAGEAPKAGGSVLL; this is encoded by the coding sequence ATGACCGAGCCGGTCCGCATCACCGTCAACACCGCCAAGCCCTACGACGTCGTCATCGGACGCGGCCTGCTGGGCGAGCTCACCGAGCAGCTCGCCGACGCCTCCAAGGTCGCGCTGATCCACCCGCCGACGCTGACGACCACCGCCGAGGCCATCCGCGACGAGCTGGCCGAGGCCGGGATCGACGCGCACCGGGTCGAGATCCCCGACGCCGAGGACGGCAAGGCGCTTTCCGTCGCGAGCTTCTGCTGGGAGGTCCTCGGCCGCATCGGCCTCGACCGCCAAGGCGTGGTCGTCGGGCTCGGCGGCGGCGCCGTCACCGACCTGGCCGGTTTCGTCGCCGCGACCTGGATGCGCGGTGTGCGCCTGGTCAACGTGCCGACCACACTGCTGGGCATGGTCGACGCCTCGGTTGGCGGGAAGACCGGCATCAACACCGAGGCCGGCAAGAACCTCGTCGGCGTCTTCCACGAGCCGAGCGCGGTCCTGGTCGACCTCGCGACGCTGGAGACGTTGCCGCCCAACGAACTCGTCGCCGGAATGGCCGAGGTCGTCAAGACCGGGTTCATCGCGGACCCGCGCATCCTCGAACTCGTGGAGCAGGATTCCGCCGCCGCGCTGGACTCCACCGGCGAGGTCCTCGGTGAGCTGGTCCGACGCTCGATCCAGGTCAAGGCCGACGTCGTCGCCGCGGACCTGCGCGAGTCGAACCTGCGCGAGATCCTCAACTACGGCCACACCCTCGGCCACGCCATCGAGCGCCGCGAGAAGTACCGGTGGCGTCACGGCGCCGCGGTCAGCGTCGGACTGGTGTTCGCCGCCGAACTCGCGCGCCTCGCGGGCCGTCTCGACGACGCCACCGCGGAGCGGCACACGTCGGTGCTCAAGCTGCTGGGCCTGCCGACCACCTACGACCCGGACGCGCTCCCGCACCTGCTGGAGACGATGAAGGGCGACAAGAAAACCCGGTCGGGCGTGCTGCGCTTCGTCGTCCTCGACGGGCTCGCCAAGCCCGGCAGGCTGGAAGGCCCGGACCCGTCTCTGCTCGCCGCGGCGTACTCGGTGGTGGCGGGCGAGGCCCCCAAGGCCGGCGGGAGCGTGCTGCTGTGA
- a CDS encoding shikimate kinase: MTPRAVIIGPPGSGKSTVGPALAARLGLAFRDSDDDIVASAGKPITDIFAEEGEPAFRALEEEMVAKALAEHDGVLSLGGGAPITPGTRERLAGHTVIFLNVGMAAGVQRAGLSTARPLLAGVNPRATYKALLDARLPVYREVASFEIETDQLTPDEVVQAAVIGLTEISKEQP, from the coding sequence GTGACCCCTCGCGCGGTGATCATCGGGCCGCCGGGTTCGGGCAAGAGCACGGTCGGCCCGGCGCTCGCCGCCCGGCTCGGCCTCGCCTTCCGCGACAGCGACGACGACATCGTCGCGAGCGCGGGCAAGCCCATCACCGACATCTTCGCCGAGGAGGGCGAGCCCGCCTTCCGCGCGCTGGAGGAGGAGATGGTCGCGAAGGCGCTGGCCGAACACGACGGCGTCCTCTCCCTGGGCGGGGGAGCGCCGATCACGCCGGGCACCCGCGAGCGGCTGGCCGGGCACACGGTGATCTTCCTCAACGTCGGGATGGCCGCCGGGGTGCAGCGCGCCGGGCTGTCGACAGCGCGCCCGCTGCTGGCCGGGGTCAACCCCCGCGCCACCTACAAGGCGCTCCTCGACGCGAGGCTGCCCGTGTACCGCGAGGTGGCCTCTTTTGAGATCGAGACCGACCAGCTGACACCTGACGAGGTCGTCCAGGCCGCCGTCATCGGGCTGACCGAGATCAGCAAGGAACAGCCATGA
- the aroQ gene encoding type II 3-dehydroquinate dehydratase — MKVLVLNGPNLGRLGLREPGIYGSATHADLVETCVETGKELGIDVEVRQTDHEGEMVGWLHEAADAGWPVVLNAAAWTHYSIAVRDAAAQLNAPLIELHISNVHKREQFRHHSVLSDIATAVIAGLGVDGYPLALRWMAANAA, encoded by the coding sequence GTGAAGGTGCTCGTCCTCAACGGCCCCAACCTCGGCAGGCTCGGTCTGCGCGAACCCGGTATCTACGGTTCCGCGACGCACGCCGACCTGGTCGAAACCTGTGTCGAGACCGGCAAGGAACTCGGGATCGACGTCGAGGTCCGCCAGACCGACCACGAGGGCGAGATGGTCGGCTGGCTGCACGAAGCCGCCGACGCGGGCTGGCCGGTGGTGCTCAACGCGGCCGCGTGGACGCACTACTCGATCGCGGTCCGCGACGCCGCCGCCCAGCTCAACGCGCCGCTGATCGAACTGCACATCTCCAACGTGCACAAACGCGAGCAGTTCCGGCACCACAGCGTGCTTTCGGATATCGCGACCGCCGTCATCGCCGGGCTCGGGGTCGACGGGTATCCGCTGGCACTGCGCTGGATGGCCGCGAACGCGGCATGA
- a CDS encoding HPr family phosphocarrier protein encodes MPEKRVTVASKVGLHARPAATVAKAAAAQPVAVSIAKAGGDPVAAGSVLNLMTLAAGYGDEVIISAEGEGAEAAVDAIAELVATDLDA; translated from the coding sequence ATGCCGGAGAAACGCGTCACCGTGGCCAGCAAGGTGGGCCTGCACGCCAGGCCCGCGGCGACGGTCGCCAAGGCGGCCGCGGCGCAGCCCGTCGCGGTGTCCATCGCCAAGGCGGGCGGTGACCCGGTCGCGGCCGGCAGCGTGCTGAACCTGATGACGCTCGCCGCCGGCTACGGCGACGAGGTCATCATCAGTGCCGAGGGTGAAGGTGCCGAGGCGGCCGTCGACGCCATCGCCGAGCTGGTGGCGACCGACCTCGACGCCTGA
- a CDS encoding serine hydrolase domain-containing protein: MESVREIEQWPVDNAATAVVTAAGDVLGTHGDPTKVYRLASVTKPLTAYAALIAIEEGVVELDTPAGPEGSTIRHLLAHTSGLAFNEHKRMAEPGNRRLYSNAGFEQLADALTEHSGIPFADYQAEALFQPLGMKATRLTGSPASGAESTVDDLVAFAAELQSPKLIAAETVREATSVVFPGLSGVLPGFGHQKPNDWGLGFEIRDHKSPHWTGSASSPRTFGHFGQSGTFLWVDPDAGAACVALTDRAFGPWAAEVWPPYTDAVLTELRRLTP, encoded by the coding sequence ATGGAGAGCGTGCGCGAGATCGAACAGTGGCCGGTGGACAACGCCGCCACGGCCGTGGTGACCGCCGCCGGTGACGTGCTGGGCACGCACGGCGACCCGACGAAGGTGTACCGGCTGGCGTCGGTGACCAAACCGCTCACGGCCTACGCCGCGCTGATCGCCATCGAAGAGGGCGTCGTCGAACTCGACACCCCCGCCGGGCCGGAGGGCTCCACGATCCGGCACCTGCTCGCGCACACCTCCGGACTGGCCTTCAACGAGCACAAGCGGATGGCCGAGCCGGGCAACCGGCGCCTGTACTCCAACGCCGGGTTCGAGCAGCTGGCCGACGCGCTCACCGAACATTCCGGCATCCCCTTCGCCGACTACCAGGCGGAGGCGCTTTTCCAGCCGCTGGGCATGAAGGCGACCCGGCTGACCGGCTCGCCCGCCTCGGGCGCGGAGTCCACTGTGGACGATCTGGTCGCGTTCGCCGCCGAGCTGCAGTCCCCGAAGCTCATCGCCGCCGAGACGGTGCGCGAGGCGACCTCCGTGGTCTTTCCCGGACTTTCCGGTGTCCTGCCCGGATTCGGCCACCAGAAGCCGAACGACTGGGGCCTCGGTTTCGAGATCCGCGACCACAAGAGCCCACATTGGACCGGTTCGGCGAGCTCACCGCGGACCTTCGGCCACTTCGGGCAGTCCGGCACTTTCCTCTGGGTCGATCCCGACGCCGGTGCCGCCTGTGTCGCGCTCACCGACCGCGCTTTCGGCCCGTGGGCGGCCGAGGTGTGGCCGCCCTACACCGACGCCGTGCTCACGGAGCTGCGCCGCCTCACTCCATGA
- a CDS encoding prepilin peptidase, with protein sequence MFLPIAFTVAGAGSALATRSCLRRAGAPVTAWAAALAAALLLAVGLRHQAGAWPSWWLAVPAVLTVFAVPLALADLKYRRLPDILTLPAYPALAAALAVAACGGGADIAWRAVLGALVFGGAHALVHTLSPRSLGAGDVKLAGSLGAVLAATGWPSVVLGAVAAALLSVALAVGGPRHPTVPHGPGLLVAAWALAVFAGPGPG encoded by the coding sequence GTGTTCCTGCCGATCGCCTTCACGGTGGCGGGCGCCGGATCGGCGCTCGCCACGCGCTCCTGCCTGCGCCGGGCCGGAGCACCGGTGACGGCGTGGGCGGCGGCCCTCGCGGCGGCGCTGCTCCTCGCGGTCGGCCTGCGTCACCAAGCGGGAGCCTGGCCGTCGTGGTGGCTCGCGGTCCCGGCCGTCCTGACGGTCTTCGCGGTCCCGCTGGCGCTCGCCGACCTCAAGTACCGCCGCCTGCCCGACATCCTGACCCTGCCCGCGTACCCGGCCCTCGCCGCCGCGCTCGCGGTCGCCGCGTGCGGGGGAGGGGCGGACATCGCCTGGCGGGCGGTACTGGGCGCACTGGTCTTCGGCGGGGCGCACGCGCTCGTCCACACGCTGTCGCCGCGCTCGCTCGGCGCCGGTGACGTGAAGCTCGCCGGGAGCCTGGGCGCGGTCCTCGCCGCGACGGGCTGGCCGTCGGTCGTGCTCGGCGCCGTCGCCGCGGCACTACTGAGCGTGGCGCTCGCGGTGGGCGGGCCCCGGCATCCGACGGTGCCGCACGGTCCCGGTCTCCTGGTCGCGGCGTGGGCGCTCGCCGTCTTCGCCGGACCTGGTCCGGGATAG
- a CDS encoding GntR family transcriptional regulator, translated as MSASAQLPPSDRVINGPTPKHAQLREILRRTVERELPPGSPIPSERDLAETYQVSRLTVRSAIGKLVEEGLLSRVRGKGTFTAARRMELQLYLMSFTEDMRRRGMTPTTEVVKTATEVPPAPSAHALGLTAGTPAHRLVRLRRADGVPLAVERGWYHAGRMPGLLDLDLTRSLYVQLAQSYDLRPDHAWQTVWAESADRETARLLGMRAGSPLLVFRRVSSVNGEPIEDMTSWYRGDHYQVTMQLDRNTPDSGHHPHYGGTR; from the coding sequence ATGAGCGCTTCGGCGCAGCTGCCGCCGTCCGACCGTGTGATCAACGGACCGACGCCCAAACACGCCCAGCTGCGGGAGATTCTGCGCCGCACGGTGGAGCGTGAGCTACCCCCCGGCTCACCGATCCCCTCGGAACGTGACCTGGCCGAGACCTATCAGGTGTCGAGGCTCACCGTCCGGTCCGCGATCGGCAAGCTGGTCGAAGAAGGACTCCTGTCGCGCGTGCGTGGCAAGGGGACGTTCACCGCCGCGAGGCGGATGGAATTGCAGCTCTACCTGATGTCTTTCACCGAGGACATGCGCCGTCGCGGGATGACCCCGACCACGGAGGTCGTCAAGACCGCCACCGAGGTCCCGCCCGCCCCTTCGGCACACGCTCTCGGCCTGACCGCCGGAACCCCGGCACACCGGCTGGTGCGGCTCCGCCGTGCCGACGGGGTGCCGCTCGCGGTCGAACGCGGGTGGTATCACGCGGGCCGGATGCCCGGTCTGCTCGATCTCGATCTCACCCGATCGTTGTACGTCCAACTCGCCCAGTCGTACGACCTCCGCCCGGACCACGCGTGGCAGACGGTCTGGGCCGAATCCGCGGACCGCGAAACGGCACGCCTGCTCGGCATGCGCGCCGGCAGTCCGCTCCTTGTCTTCCGCCGGGTCTCCAGCGTCAACGGGGAACCGATCGAAGACATGACTTCCTGGTACCGGGGCGATCACTACCAGGTCACCATGCAGCTGGACCGGAACACCCCGGATTCCGGTCACCATCCTCACTACGGAGGTACCCGATGA
- a CDS encoding glucose PTS transporter subunit IIA, translating into MSLEILSPVSGKTTAMTEVPDPVFAQAMVGPGLAVLPSGGRQDAVAPVDGTVVTLHPHAYVVATEDGRGVLVHLGIDTVKEKGEGFTLHVVKGEAVRAGQPVIGWDPDAVAAAGYSPIVPVVALDAKAEVLSGLLTGGDVEAGDPIFTWDS; encoded by the coding sequence GTGAGTCTCGAGATCCTGAGCCCGGTGAGCGGTAAGACGACCGCTATGACCGAAGTGCCCGATCCGGTCTTCGCGCAGGCGATGGTCGGCCCCGGCCTCGCGGTCCTGCCCTCGGGCGGACGCCAGGACGCGGTCGCGCCGGTCGACGGGACGGTCGTGACCCTGCACCCGCACGCCTACGTCGTGGCCACCGAAGACGGCCGCGGGGTGCTGGTCCACCTCGGGATCGACACAGTCAAGGAGAAGGGCGAGGGGTTCACCCTCCACGTCGTCAAGGGTGAGGCCGTGCGCGCCGGGCAGCCGGTCATCGGCTGGGACCCCGACGCCGTCGCGGCCGCGGGCTACTCGCCGATCGTGCCCGTGGTGGCGCTCGACGCGAAGGCCGAGGTCCTTTCGGGACTGCTCACCGGCGGCGACGTCGAGGCGGGCGACCCGATCTTCACCTGGGACAGCTGA
- a CDS encoding GNAT family N-acetyltransferase: protein MNNPPELETARLRLRALEESDTEAIIELFADPALSAHFATPLTDPDLVRAMVGRRLAYSGPAGMGHWAIERDGEVIGLAHLRPSEELPGGVPEIGYYLARAHGGQGLATEAAKALLAHGLVGLGLSSVWALVGESNVASLNLVRRLGFLDVGSGDHYGSGPHRVLVALPSEHGRAHHIELWVPDLARAEESWGWLLGELGWREFQRWPDGVSWKHGATYLVVERSPALSGEKHERTAPGLNHLALHVDTRDRVNELASKAVEHGWSPLFAEKYPYAGGDHHYAAYLENTDGFEVELVALPGSDVTRLG, encoded by the coding sequence ATGAACAACCCGCCCGAACTCGAGACGGCGCGGCTGCGGCTGCGCGCGCTGGAGGAGTCCGACACCGAGGCGATCATCGAGCTCTTCGCCGACCCGGCGCTGAGCGCGCATTTCGCGACCCCGCTGACCGATCCGGACCTTGTCCGCGCGATGGTCGGCAGGCGGCTGGCGTACAGCGGACCCGCCGGGATGGGGCACTGGGCGATCGAACGCGACGGCGAGGTGATCGGCCTCGCGCATCTGCGGCCGTCGGAAGAGCTGCCCGGCGGGGTGCCGGAGATCGGTTACTACCTGGCGCGTGCGCACGGTGGGCAGGGTTTGGCGACCGAGGCCGCGAAGGCCCTGCTGGCGCACGGGCTCGTCGGGCTCGGCCTGTCCTCGGTGTGGGCGCTGGTCGGCGAGTCCAATGTGGCCAGTCTGAACCTGGTGCGGCGCTTGGGTTTCCTGGACGTCGGCAGCGGTGACCATTACGGCAGCGGGCCGCACCGGGTGCTCGTCGCGCTGCCGTCGGAGCACGGGCGGGCCCACCACATCGAACTGTGGGTGCCGGATCTCGCGCGCGCCGAGGAAAGCTGGGGCTGGCTGCTCGGCGAACTCGGCTGGCGGGAATTCCAGCGCTGGCCCGACGGCGTCAGCTGGAAACACGGCGCGACCTACCTCGTCGTCGAGCGTTCTCCCGCGCTCAGCGGGGAAAAGCACGAGCGCACCGCGCCGGGCCTGAACCATCTCGCACTGCACGTCGATACCCGCGATCGGGTGAACGAACTGGCTTCGAAGGCCGTCGAACACGGCTGGTCGCCCCTGTTCGCGGAGAAGTATCCGTATGCGGGCGGTGATCACCACTACGCCGCCTACCTCGAAAACACCGATGGCTTCGAAGTGGAATTGGTAGCCCTACCGGGGAGTGACGTCACCCGGCTGGGTTAA
- a CDS encoding PTS transporter subunit EIIC, translating to MSSTTAEGAKSKGKGLAGLQRFGRSLMLPIAALPAAALLSRLGQPDLLGKDGLGWDKAAAAIGAAGDSLFNWLPLLFAVGIAVGFARKSDGATGLAAVVGFFVFTSVLRVFAPFEELPGWDPEKPAGLMLNPIKWPYSVLAGVIVGLVTALLWQKFYRIKLPPYLAFFGGRRFVPIITALVLLVLAVPLGLVFHWVNDGIQAAGEAVTGAPVVGGGIYGFLNRLLIPVGLHQLLNVPVWFIFDGGDLTQFFKGDPTRGTFMTGFFPIFMFAIPAAALAIWQTAKPSQKKIVGGVMIAGALTSFLTGVTEPIEFSFMYVAWPLYLIHAVLTGTSLALVNALDIHLGFGFSAGAIDFGLNFSHPAASSNVWLLIPIGLAYAVVYYVIFRFVITKWNLRTPGREDDSIEADLEATAAKPVK from the coding sequence ATGAGCTCCACCACCGCCGAGGGGGCGAAGAGCAAAGGCAAGGGACTTGCCGGCCTTCAGCGCTTCGGCCGCAGCCTCATGCTCCCCATCGCCGCCCTGCCCGCCGCAGCGCTCCTGTCCAGGCTCGGTCAGCCTGACCTGCTCGGCAAGGACGGCCTCGGCTGGGACAAGGCCGCCGCGGCCATCGGTGCCGCGGGGGACTCGCTGTTCAACTGGCTGCCGCTCCTGTTCGCGGTGGGTATCGCGGTCGGGTTCGCCCGGAAGAGCGACGGTGCCACGGGCCTCGCCGCCGTGGTCGGCTTCTTCGTCTTCACCAGCGTCCTTCGCGTCTTCGCGCCGTTCGAGGAGCTTCCCGGCTGGGACCCCGAAAAGCCCGCCGGCCTGATGCTCAACCCGATCAAATGGCCCTACAGCGTGCTGGCCGGTGTGATCGTCGGCCTCGTCACCGCGCTGCTGTGGCAGAAGTTCTACCGCATCAAGCTGCCGCCGTACCTGGCCTTCTTCGGTGGCCGCCGGTTCGTGCCGATCATCACCGCCCTGGTGCTGCTCGTCCTCGCGGTGCCGCTGGGCCTGGTCTTCCACTGGGTCAACGACGGCATCCAGGCCGCCGGTGAAGCGGTCACCGGCGCGCCCGTGGTCGGTGGCGGTATCTACGGCTTCCTCAACCGGCTCCTGATCCCGGTCGGTCTGCACCAGCTGCTGAACGTGCCGGTGTGGTTCATCTTCGACGGTGGCGACCTGACCCAGTTCTTCAAGGGCGACCCGACCCGCGGCACCTTCATGACCGGGTTCTTCCCGATCTTCATGTTCGCCATCCCCGCCGCGGCGCTGGCGATCTGGCAGACCGCGAAGCCCAGCCAGAAGAAGATCGTCGGCGGTGTGATGATCGCCGGTGCGCTGACCTCGTTCCTGACCGGTGTCACCGAGCCGATCGAGTTTTCGTTCATGTACGTCGCGTGGCCGCTGTACCTGATCCACGCGGTCCTGACCGGTACCTCGCTCGCCCTGGTGAACGCGCTCGACATCCACCTCGGCTTCGGCTTCTCCGCCGGTGCGATCGACTTCGGGCTCAACTTCAGCCACCCGGCGGCGAGCAGCAACGTCTGGCTGCTCATCCCGATCGGCCTGGCCTACGCGGTCGTCTACTACGTGATCTTCCGGTTCGTGATCACCAAGTGGAACCTGCGCACGCCGGGCCGCGAGGACGACTCGATCGAGGCCGATCTCGAGGCAACCGCGGCCAAGCCCGTCAAGTAG
- a CDS encoding sigma-70 family RNA polymerase sigma factor, whose protein sequence is MKEFAEDRLMRALHEEHAAALWSYALHLTSGDRVRAEDVVQETLLRAWRNAKVLDQSEGSARGWLFTVARRIAIDDWRASEAHPEVVTGEPPETAVTDGTERAVQGWLVAEALGELSPRHRDVLVLCYFQGYSVADAAKRLGVAEGTIKSRTHYALRALRLVLEERGVTQ, encoded by the coding sequence GTGAAGGAATTCGCGGAGGACCGGCTGATGCGGGCTTTGCACGAGGAGCACGCCGCGGCGCTCTGGTCCTACGCACTGCACCTGACCAGCGGCGACCGGGTCCGCGCCGAGGACGTCGTCCAGGAGACGCTGCTGCGGGCCTGGCGCAACGCCAAGGTGCTGGACCAGTCCGAGGGGTCGGCGCGGGGCTGGCTGTTCACCGTGGCGAGGCGGATCGCCATCGACGACTGGCGTGCTTCCGAGGCGCATCCGGAGGTGGTGACCGGCGAACCGCCCGAAACGGCGGTCACGGACGGCACCGAGCGGGCGGTTCAGGGCTGGCTGGTCGCCGAAGCCCTCGGCGAGCTCTCGCCGAGACATCGGGACGTACTCGTTCTGTGTTATTTCCAGGGTTACTCCGTCGCCGACGCTGCGAAGCGGCTGGGTGTGGCCGAAGGGACGATCAAATCGCGGACGCACTACGCCTTGCGGGCGTTGCGGCTGGTATTGGAGGAAAGAGGGGTGACTCAATGA